A DNA window from Thiothrix subterranea contains the following coding sequences:
- the pgsA gene encoding CDP-diacylglycerol--glycerol-3-phosphate 3-phosphatidyltransferase, protein MVFNLPVLLTWLRIAFIPLLVFLFYLEAPWAPLAAAILFGIAGLTDWADGYLARLWQQESSFGAFLDPVADKLIVAVALILLVEREVNVWITLATVVIIGREIVISALREWMAESGNRSKVAVAFIGKLKTTAQIIALICLLYNQDLFGVLPLREIGLVALAIATVLTVWSMVQYLRSAFRS, encoded by the coding sequence ATGGTGTTCAACCTGCCGGTGTTGCTGACGTGGCTGCGGATTGCGTTTATTCCGCTGCTGGTATTCCTGTTTTATCTGGAAGCGCCTTGGGCACCCTTGGCGGCGGCTATCTTGTTTGGGATTGCCGGTTTGACCGATTGGGCGGATGGTTATTTGGCGCGTTTGTGGCAACAAGAATCCAGTTTTGGTGCATTTCTTGACCCAGTGGCGGATAAGCTGATTGTGGCAGTCGCCCTGATTTTGCTGGTGGAACGCGAAGTGAATGTTTGGATCACATTGGCAACGGTGGTAATTATCGGGCGCGAAATCGTGATTTCAGCCTTGCGCGAATGGATGGCGGAATCCGGTAATCGTTCCAAAGTGGCGGTGGCTTTCATTGGAAAACTGAAAACCACCGCGCAAATCATTGCGTTGATTTGCTTATTGTATAACCAAGATTTGTTCGGGGTATTGCCCTTGCGCGAAATCGGCTTGGTGGCTTTGGCGATTGCGACGGTATTGACCGTCTGGTCGATGGTGCAGTACCTGCGCAGTGCGTTTCGCTCATAA
- the uvrC gene encoding excinuclease ABC subunit UvrC has translation MQTDPPNFDPQDFLRTAPHKPGVYRMLGKDGTVLYVGKAKDLKNRLSSYFRGTLTNSRIFAMVKQICNVEIAITNTEAEALLLESNLIKQHSPRYNILLKDGKGYPYIHITADAYPRIEFYRGSRKQPGQYFGPYPSVGAVRQTMHLMKKLFKARQCEDSYFANRSRPCLEYQIKRCSGPCVGMIDKHDYDQSIRHAVQFLQGRTQEVIDELVQKMESAAQTLNFEKAAEHRDLIESLRHISQQQYVSGSNGNVDVVSICLGSGVASVQVFTVRNGNNLGNRNFFPKLPAGDVASAEILSSFLAQYYLNHDVPGEILVSELPDDADVLADMLTLKQGRKVLIRQPQRGERSKWVELAQRNAEQALQMQVLSKAGMQQRLFALQEALGMSGLPARMECFDISHTMGEATVASCVVFDLNGPVKSEYRRYNIEGIQPGDDYAAMHQALTRRFRRAVEQAGKLPDILFIDGGKGQVSQALAVLRELNVTGVDVVGVAKGEGRKPGLETLIIEQGSERLALPEHSAALHLIQQIRDEAHRFAITGHRARRQKARTQSPLEQIEGLGAKRRQVLLQQFGGLKAIERASAEELAKVSGISPALARKIYDFFNGEES, from the coding sequence ATGCAAACCGACCCCCCGAATTTTGACCCCCAAGATTTCCTCAGAACCGCCCCGCACAAGCCGGGCGTGTACCGTATGCTGGGCAAAGATGGCACAGTGCTCTACGTCGGCAAAGCCAAAGACTTGAAAAACCGTCTCTCTAGCTACTTTCGCGGCACACTGACCAATTCGCGCATTTTTGCGATGGTCAAGCAAATTTGCAACGTGGAAATTGCCATTACCAACACCGAAGCCGAAGCGCTATTGTTGGAAAGCAACCTGATTAAACAGCATTCGCCGCGCTACAATATTTTGCTCAAGGACGGCAAAGGCTATCCCTACATTCACATCACGGCGGACGCCTATCCGCGCATTGAATTTTATCGTGGTTCGCGCAAGCAGCCTGGGCAATATTTTGGCCCTTATCCCAGCGTGGGGGCGGTGCGCCAAACCATGCATTTAATGAAAAAATTGTTCAAAGCGCGGCAGTGTGAAGACAGTTATTTCGCCAACCGTTCGCGCCCGTGTTTGGAATACCAAATCAAGCGTTGCAGCGGGCCTTGTGTTGGTATGATTGACAAGCACGACTACGACCAAAGCATTCGTCACGCGGTGCAATTTCTGCAAGGGCGCACTCAGGAAGTGATTGACGAGCTGGTGCAAAAAATGGAAAGCGCCGCGCAGACGTTGAATTTCGAGAAAGCCGCTGAACACCGCGATTTAATCGAAAGCTTGCGGCATATTTCCCAACAACAATACGTCAGCGGCAGCAATGGTAATGTGGATGTGGTGTCGATTTGCTTGGGGTCGGGGGTTGCCAGTGTGCAGGTATTCACGGTGCGCAATGGCAATAATCTTGGCAACCGCAACTTCTTCCCTAAATTGCCTGCTGGTGACGTGGCTAGTGCGGAAATTCTCAGCTCATTCTTGGCGCAGTATTACCTGAATCATGATGTGCCGGGTGAAATTTTGGTCTCGGAATTGCCCGATGATGCGGATGTTTTAGCCGATATGCTGACCCTCAAGCAAGGGCGCAAAGTATTGATTCGCCAACCGCAGCGCGGCGAACGCAGCAAATGGGTAGAATTGGCGCAACGCAATGCCGAACAAGCCCTGCAAATGCAAGTACTCTCAAAAGCAGGGATGCAGCAACGCCTCTTCGCCCTACAAGAAGCGCTTGGCATGAGTGGATTGCCCGCCCGCATGGAATGTTTCGACATTAGCCACACAATGGGGGAAGCGACTGTTGCCTCTTGCGTGGTGTTTGACCTGAATGGCCCGGTAAAATCGGAATATCGGCGGTATAATATCGAGGGTATTCAGCCCGGTGATGATTACGCGGCGATGCATCAAGCGCTTACTCGCCGATTTCGTCGCGCTGTTGAGCAAGCCGGTAAACTACCTGATATTCTGTTTATTGACGGCGGCAAAGGCCAAGTGTCACAAGCCTTGGCGGTGTTGCGTGAATTAAACGTCACGGGTGTGGATGTTGTTGGGGTGGCGAAAGGCGAAGGTCGCAAACCGGGGTTAGAAACTTTGATTATTGAGCAAGGCAGTGAGCGTTTGGCATTGCCTGAACATTCGGCAGCCTTGCACTTAATTCAACAAATTCGCGATGAAGCCCACCGTTTTGCGATTACCGGGCATCGGGCGCGTCGTCAAAAAGCACGAACCCAATCGCCCTTGGAGCAAATTGAAGGGTTGGGTGCAAAGCGGCGGCAAGTATTGCTGCAACAATTTGGTGGCTTGAAAGCGATTGAGCGTGCCAGTGCGGAAGAATTGGCAAAAGTGTCCGGGATTAGCCCGGCGTTGGCGCGTAAAATTTATGATTTCTTTAACGGAGAAGAGAGTTGA
- a CDS encoding type II toxin-antitoxin system VapC family toxin produces the protein MLLDSNVLIYASKAKDLEDKAAKLVKQTDACVSAITCVEVLGYHSFKGTEKTDLETMLEYMTIFLVSEQVIESAISLRQQKSMSLGDSIIAATALVHGKVLYTRNTDDFKWIAGLQLVNPFVDYTA, from the coding sequence ATGCTGCTGGATAGCAATGTTTTGATTTATGCCTCCAAGGCCAAAGATTTGGAAGACAAGGCGGCGAAGTTAGTAAAGCAGACTGATGCTTGTGTGTCCGCCATTACCTGCGTGGAGGTGTTGGGGTATCACAGTTTCAAGGGTACAGAAAAGACCGATCTGGAAACCATGCTCGAATATATGACCATTTTTCTGGTTTCTGAACAAGTGATCGAGAGTGCCATTTCCTTACGCCAGCAAAAAAGTATGTCATTGGGGGATTCGATTATCGCCGCGACGGCACTGGTGCATGGTAAGGTTCTGTATACCCGAAATACCGATGATTTCAAATGGATTGCGGGGTTGCAGTTGGTGAATCCGTTCGTGGACTACACCGCTTAA
- a CDS encoding vWA domain-containing protein, which produces MPDIDLKAVENKLVAARTKLILDKPFLGALVLRLPLQVANPAWCPTTGTDARKFYYNPEYVQELRTDEAQFVLAHEALHCALSHFARRAHRVKHRWDLACDYAINPILIADGLKPPPGMIMMKEYVGMSAEEIYPLLDDNDMTETMDQHLYDKETNPNEGSSDKSENPLDNRDKQDNPTNADDTPEESDTDTEPDTDTPPQQPDTQDAGESGEAESQPQDASEGDGNTQQQSPDEPSEDGEPPPPPLNQQEAEDLSVQWQQRLAGAAQQAQQAGKLSGVMKRLVEELLQPRLPWRTLLAHYMTAVARDDYSYARPSSRRGDPAIFPTLKSYQINAVVALDVSGSVNDKELQDCLSEINAIKGQVRAAVTLLACDSEVVEGFPRRFEPWEEATLPQAMPGGGSTDFRPVFEWVQTQDQQPDILVYFTDAQGYFPKVQPNYPVIWLVKGKSPVPWGTRVQLN; this is translated from the coding sequence ATGCCTGATATTGATCTCAAAGCCGTCGAAAACAAACTGGTTGCCGCCCGCACCAAACTGATTTTGGATAAACCGTTTCTGGGCGCATTAGTGCTGCGCTTGCCATTACAGGTTGCCAACCCCGCATGGTGTCCCACCACCGGCACGGATGCGCGTAAATTTTATTACAACCCCGAATACGTGCAGGAATTACGCACCGACGAAGCGCAATTCGTCCTCGCCCACGAAGCCCTGCATTGTGCCTTGTCGCATTTCGCCCGCCGCGCCCACCGCGTCAAACACCGCTGGGACTTGGCTTGCGATTACGCCATCAACCCCATCCTGATTGCGGACGGCCTCAAGCCGCCACCCGGCATGATTATGATGAAAGAATACGTCGGCATGAGCGCCGAGGAGATTTACCCGCTCCTCGACGATAACGACATGACCGAAACGATGGATCAGCACCTGTACGACAAGGAAACCAACCCCAACGAAGGCAGCAGCGACAAAAGCGAAAACCCGCTGGATAACCGCGACAAACAAGACAACCCGACCAACGCGGATGACACTCCCGAAGAATCCGATACGGATACCGAACCAGACACTGACACCCCACCGCAGCAACCTGACACACAAGACGCGGGTGAATCCGGCGAAGCCGAATCCCAACCACAAGATGCCAGCGAAGGCGACGGCAACACCCAACAACAATCCCCCGATGAACCCAGCGAAGATGGCGAACCCCCACCGCCCCCGCTGAACCAGCAAGAAGCCGAAGACCTCAGCGTACAATGGCAACAGCGCCTCGCCGGAGCCGCCCAACAAGCGCAACAAGCCGGAAAACTCAGCGGTGTCATGAAACGCTTGGTGGAAGAATTGCTGCAACCCCGCTTGCCCTGGCGTACCTTGCTGGCGCACTACATGACCGCCGTGGCGCGTGACGATTACAGCTATGCCCGCCCCTCCTCGCGCCGAGGCGACCCCGCGATTTTCCCGACGCTGAAAAGCTATCAAATCAACGCAGTCGTCGCGCTGGATGTGAGTGGCTCGGTGAATGACAAGGAATTGCAGGACTGTTTATCAGAAATTAACGCGATCAAAGGGCAGGTTCGCGCTGCTGTTACCTTGCTTGCCTGTGATTCCGAAGTGGTAGAAGGTTTTCCTCGCCGCTTTGAGCCGTGGGAAGAAGCGACCTTGCCGCAAGCCATGCCCGGTGGCGGCTCGACCGATTTCCGCCCTGTGTTTGAATGGGTGCAAACCCAAGATCAGCAGCCGGATATTTTGGTGTATTTCACGGATGCGCAGGGGTATTTCCCTAAGGTGCAACCGAATTATCCGGTGATATGGCTGGTGAAAGGTAAATCGCCCGTGCCGTGGGGGACGCGGGTGCAGTTGAATTAA
- a CDS encoding FGGY-family carbohydrate kinase: MRSLKLPAVPPNSCFYAGLDLGTSGCRLIAIDGNQAVRAGARVVYPADAEQFPALWWDAVQQVMAETPETIRANLQGIAVDGTSGTILLADADGNPTTAALLYNDARALEQSRRIATIAPRESGAHGATSSLAKLLWLLEHYPDQPHAYALHQADWVAGKLAGQFGFSDENNCLKLGYDPVKREWPAWMKNLVPAHLLPMVYAPGQRVGESIIHAGTTDSIAAFIATGASELGDAVTSLGSTIALKIISDKPIFAPEFGIYSHRLGNKWLAGGASNSGGAVLLQHFSRDDLQRLTPQLQPDKPTGLDYYPLSKPGERFPHADPQWLPRLSPRPADDVQFLQALLEGMSRIEHAGWQRLHELGAPYPRTLRTVGGGSRNPAWMQMRETLIGAPFLPSTHDEAAFGAALLARGA; this comes from the coding sequence ATGAGGAGCTTGAAATTGCCCGCAGTACCGCCCAACAGTTGTTTTTACGCCGGTCTTGATTTAGGCACATCCGGTTGTCGCTTGATCGCTATTGATGGCAATCAGGCGGTGCGAGCGGGGGCACGGGTGGTTTATCCTGCCGATGCCGAGCAATTCCCGGCGTTGTGGTGGGATGCTGTGCAGCAAGTCATGGCTGAAACTCCTGAAACTATCCGCGCTAATCTGCAAGGGATTGCGGTGGATGGTACGTCTGGCACGATTTTATTGGCGGATGCTGACGGCAATCCGACTACGGCTGCGTTGCTGTATAACGATGCGCGTGCGCTGGAACAATCGCGCCGAATTGCTACCATTGCGCCGCGAGAGAGTGGGGCGCATGGCGCAACCAGCAGCCTCGCTAAACTGCTGTGGTTGCTGGAACATTACCCTGATCAACCGCACGCTTACGCCTTGCACCAAGCCGATTGGGTTGCGGGAAAATTGGCGGGGCAGTTCGGTTTCAGCGACGAGAATAATTGCCTGAAGTTGGGTTATGACCCGGTAAAGCGCGAATGGCCTGCATGGATGAAAAATCTAGTACCCGCCCATTTGCTACCGATGGTGTATGCGCCGGGACAGAGGGTGGGGGAGAGCATTATTCACGCCGGAACCACAGACAGCATCGCCGCTTTTATCGCGACGGGTGCAAGTGAGTTAGGCGATGCCGTTACCTCGCTGGGTAGCACGATTGCCCTGAAAATCATCAGCGACAAGCCTATCTTTGCACCAGAATTTGGCATTTACAGCCACCGTTTAGGCAATAAATGGCTGGCAGGGGGCGCATCTAACAGCGGCGGCGCGGTATTGTTACAGCATTTTTCCCGCGATGATTTGCAGCGTTTGACGCCGCAACTTCAGCCAGATAAGCCGACGGGATTGGATTACTACCCGTTGAGCAAACCGGGGGAACGCTTTCCTCATGCTGATCCGCAATGGCTACCGCGTTTAAGCCCGCGTCCGGCGGATGATGTGCAGTTTCTGCAAGCGCTGCTTGAGGGGATGAGCCGCATCGAACACGCAGGCTGGCAACGTTTGCATGAGCTGGGTGCGCCTTATCCGCGTACCTTGCGGACGGTTGGGGGCGGCAGCCGTAATCCGGCATGGATGCAGATGCGGGAAACGTTGATCGGTGCGCCGTTCCTGCCTTCCACACACGATGAAGCAGCATTTGGTGCGGCATTATTGGCGCGTGGCGCTTAA
- a CDS encoding acetate/propionate family kinase produces the protein MKILVLNAGSSSLKYQVFDMETQQVLVGGLLDRIGEAGGEIASHQEALARIVQHLQFAGIAQIDAIGHRVVHGGEYFKQPALIDAEVMAAIRAMIPLAPLHNPANLAGIEVSQALFPGVPQVAVFDTAFHQTMPPVAFRYAVPAELYTQHKVRRYGFHGTSHHYVAQQAAAYLQRELADLNLITLHLGNGCSATAIAKGESVDTSMGMTPMEGLVMGTRCGDIDPALHFYLQRETGLSPDDVESLFNKKSGLKGLCGVGDMREVQALADTGDTDAQLAEAMFAYRVKKYIGAYSAALGQVDAVIFTGGIGEHSARIRAQVCANLQAFGVYPDLAKNATHTAGILEFQQETATLKLLVIPTNEELEIARSTAQQLFLRRS, from the coding sequence ATGAAAATATTGGTGCTGAATGCGGGAAGTTCGTCGCTTAAATACCAAGTGTTCGATATGGAAACCCAGCAAGTGCTGGTCGGCGGCTTGTTGGATCGCATTGGTGAAGCGGGTGGTGAGATTGCCTCACATCAGGAAGCACTGGCGCGGATTGTGCAACATTTGCAATTCGCGGGTATTGCGCAGATTGATGCGATTGGGCATCGCGTGGTGCATGGCGGTGAATATTTCAAGCAACCGGCGCTGATTGACGCGGAAGTGATGGCGGCGATTCGGGCAATGATTCCGCTGGCTCCGCTGCATAATCCGGCAAATTTGGCGGGGATTGAGGTATCACAAGCGCTGTTTCCGGGTGTGCCGCAAGTGGCAGTGTTTGATACCGCGTTTCATCAGACTATGCCTCCCGTGGCGTTTCGTTATGCAGTGCCTGCTGAATTGTATACACAACATAAGGTGCGACGTTACGGTTTTCATGGCACGTCCCACCATTACGTGGCGCAACAGGCAGCAGCGTATTTGCAACGCGAATTAGCTGACCTCAACCTGATTACTTTGCATCTGGGGAATGGGTGCAGTGCGACGGCGATTGCTAAGGGCGAAAGCGTCGATACGTCAATGGGCATGACTCCGATGGAAGGCTTGGTGATGGGGACGCGCTGTGGCGATATTGACCCAGCGCTGCATTTTTACTTGCAACGCGAAACCGGTTTGTCGCCCGATGATGTGGAAAGCCTGTTCAATAAGAAAAGCGGTTTGAAAGGGCTATGTGGTGTTGGTGATATGCGCGAAGTGCAGGCGCTGGCGGATACCGGCGATACCGATGCGCAACTGGCTGAGGCGATGTTTGCCTACCGGGTGAAAAAATACATCGGTGCGTACAGTGCGGCATTGGGGCAGGTCGATGCGGTGATCTTCACGGGCGGTATTGGCGAACATTCGGCACGCATTCGGGCGCAAGTGTGTGCCAATTTGCAGGCATTCGGTGTATACCCTGATCTTGCTAAAAATGCGACACACACAGCGGGTATTCTGGAGTTTCAGCAGGAAACTGCTACCCTCAAGCTTTTGGTGATTCCGACCAATGAGGAGCTTGAAATTGCCCGCAGTACCGCCCAACAGTTGTTTTTACGCCGGTCTTGA
- a CDS encoding S8 family peptidase — MNTEKYIVLRSQDVFSPTRGSTGMRGAGMRSTGDTSVKLEEADLTKRERNDLRRDPRTRAIALPMPLKLIAPVRRQMTDTVIPPTADQTITWGVKAVRAHESRFDGTGVTVAVLDSGIDPNHPAFAGVNLLQQNFTREDPNDLDGHGTHCAGTIFGQDVNGTRIGIARHIERALIGKVLGEGGGTSATLAKAIQWALHEGAHVISMSVGIDFPGYVDWLVKTEGMHVNPATSMALEEYRANVNLFTELASFVQAFSSVGQGTIIVAASGNESNRPQYEIAVAPPAAGTGIIAVGALGESDKGFTVAEFSNNQTDIAAPGVDILSAEAGSDKLTRMDGTSMATPHAAGVAVLWAQRQLEVNGRVENQSLMAQLVASGTYASLAPNSEEDDVGTGIVQAPLN; from the coding sequence ATGAACACCGAAAAATACATTGTTTTGCGTAGCCAAGACGTTTTTTCACCCACTCGCGGCAGCACCGGAATGCGCGGCGCGGGAATGCGTAGCACTGGCGATACCAGCGTTAAATTGGAAGAGGCCGACCTGACCAAACGCGAACGCAATGATTTACGCCGTGACCCGCGCACCCGTGCGATTGCCCTGCCCATGCCACTGAAACTCATCGCCCCGGTCAGGCGGCAAATGACCGACACCGTAATACCGCCCACCGCCGATCAGACGATTACTTGGGGTGTAAAAGCAGTACGCGCCCACGAATCGCGTTTTGATGGCACGGGCGTGACCGTCGCGGTGCTGGATAGCGGCATCGACCCCAACCACCCTGCGTTTGCAGGCGTGAATTTGCTCCAACAAAACTTCACCAGGGAAGACCCCAATGATCTTGACGGTCACGGCACGCATTGTGCTGGAACGATTTTCGGTCAGGATGTGAATGGCACGCGCATCGGTATTGCTCGCCATATCGAACGCGCCCTCATCGGCAAAGTATTGGGCGAAGGCGGAGGTACTTCCGCCACGCTTGCCAAAGCGATTCAATGGGCATTGCACGAAGGCGCACACGTCATTTCCATGTCGGTTGGGATCGACTTTCCCGGTTACGTCGATTGGCTGGTCAAAACCGAAGGGATGCACGTAAATCCTGCTACTTCGATGGCGTTGGAAGAATACCGCGCTAACGTCAATCTTTTCACCGAACTTGCCAGCTTTGTGCAAGCATTTAGCAGCGTTGGGCAAGGAACAATCATCGTCGCGGCGTCAGGCAATGAAAGCAATCGTCCCCAGTACGAAATTGCAGTCGCGCCGCCCGCCGCAGGCACGGGTATTATTGCGGTCGGCGCTCTCGGCGAATCCGATAAAGGTTTTACCGTTGCCGAATTCTCTAACAATCAAACCGATATTGCTGCTCCTGGCGTCGATATTCTCTCCGCTGAAGCCGGTAGCGACAAACTCACCCGCATGGATGGCACCAGCATGGCAACCCCACACGCGGCAGGTGTCGCGGTACTCTGGGCGCAACGCCAACTGGAAGTGAACGGGCGCGTCGAAAACCAAAGCCTAATGGCGCAATTGGTTGCCAGCGGCACTTACGCATCGCTTGCCCCCAATAGCGAGGAAGATGACGTAGGCACGGGCATTGTGCAAGCCCCGCTGAACTAA
- the pta gene encoding phosphate acetyltransferase gives MFHSIYIAGAEPRSGKSIIVLGMMEMLRAMTPKVGFFRPVIPENNGRDPLIHLISKRYGLDMVGSELYGCTEDVARKMVAEGNHDELLKLILAKYRAVQEKMDIVVCAGTDFSGANTALELDFNASLANHFGCLFMPIVKGQGRTAGEIAEAVRMLEEHLEAGQHCELLAAFANRVPPAEVDELSALLKNSRFPFYVLPEKSSLERPTVGEIARALHFDCLYGTPQSMNHEVSRYKVAAMQVQDFLGHLENCTLIITPGDRSDIILGSLAADASSNYPLIAGLVLTGGQQPAPQVSKLLEGMNPLRLPILSSPLDTFETALKVNEVEGSILPSDERKIAVALGLMESCVDMHQLRQLIIQNAGHRMTPLMFEYELIQRAKSQRKHIVLPESNDERVLRAAEILSLRDVVKVSLLGVEAEVRAKASHLGLKLRDVAIIDPRQSPLRREFADAYFELRKHKCLAPEFAWDTMADVSYFGTMMVQLGYADGMVSGAAHTTQHTIRPAFEIIKTKPGCSLVSSVFFMCLEDRVLVYGDCAVNPNPNAEQLADIAVTSADTARMFGIEPRTALLSYSSGESGKGDDVEMVRTAVQLAHARRPDLKLDGPMQYDAAVDAEVGSSKMPNSDVAGKATVFIFPDLNTGNNTYKAVQRSANAVAIGPVLQGLNKPVNDLSRGCTVTDIVNTVVITAIQAQQETAA, from the coding sequence GTGTTTCACAGCATCTACATAGCCGGGGCAGAACCTCGCAGCGGCAAATCCATCATCGTCTTGGGTATGATGGAAATGCTTCGCGCCATGACGCCGAAAGTGGGTTTCTTCCGCCCGGTGATTCCCGAAAACAACGGGCGTGACCCGCTGATTCACCTGATTTCCAAGCGTTACGGGCTGGATATGGTTGGCAGCGAACTCTACGGTTGTACCGAAGACGTTGCCCGCAAAATGGTCGCGGAAGGCAATCACGACGAACTGCTCAAGCTAATCCTCGCCAAATACCGCGCTGTACAAGAAAAAATGGACATTGTAGTTTGCGCCGGAACAGACTTTTCCGGGGCAAACACGGCGCTGGAGCTGGATTTCAACGCCAGTCTCGCCAATCACTTCGGCTGCTTGTTTATGCCGATTGTCAAAGGTCAAGGGCGCACAGCGGGTGAAATTGCCGAAGCGGTACGCATGTTGGAAGAGCATCTGGAGGCTGGGCAGCATTGTGAACTGCTGGCAGCCTTCGCCAACCGCGTACCACCGGCTGAAGTGGATGAATTGTCGGCGTTGTTGAAAAATTCACGTTTCCCATTCTACGTGTTGCCAGAAAAAAGTTCGCTGGAACGCCCGACGGTGGGTGAAATTGCGCGTGCGCTGCATTTCGATTGCCTCTACGGTACACCGCAGTCGATGAACCACGAAGTCTCGCGTTACAAAGTGGCGGCGATGCAGGTGCAAGATTTCCTCGGACATTTGGAAAATTGCACGCTGATTATCACTCCCGGCGACCGTTCTGACATTATTCTTGGCAGTTTGGCGGCGGATGCGTCCAGCAATTACCCGCTGATTGCGGGGCTAGTATTGACGGGTGGGCAGCAACCCGCGCCGCAAGTCAGCAAACTGCTGGAAGGCATGAATCCGTTGCGTTTGCCGATTTTGTCTTCACCGCTGGATACTTTCGAGACAGCCCTCAAAGTGAACGAAGTGGAGGGCAGCATTCTACCCTCTGACGAGCGCAAGATTGCGGTGGCGTTGGGCTTGATGGAATCGTGCGTGGATATGCACCAATTACGCCAATTGATTATCCAGAATGCAGGTCATCGCATGACCCCGCTGATGTTTGAATACGAATTGATCCAGCGTGCTAAATCGCAGCGCAAGCACATTGTGTTGCCGGAAAGTAACGACGAGCGCGTGTTGCGGGCGGCGGAAATCCTGTCATTGCGTGATGTGGTGAAAGTGAGTTTGCTGGGGGTTGAAGCTGAAGTGCGTGCCAAAGCCTCGCATCTGGGGCTGAAATTGCGTGATGTGGCGATTATTGATCCGCGTCAATCGCCGTTGCGTCGCGAGTTTGCCGATGCGTATTTCGAGCTGCGCAAGCACAAGTGCCTCGCCCCGGAATTCGCGTGGGACACGATGGCGGATGTGAGTTATTTCGGCACGATGATGGTGCAGTTGGGCTATGCCGACGGCATGGTGTCCGGCGCGGCGCACACCACCCAACACACCATCCGCCCTGCGTTTGAAATCATTAAAACCAAACCCGGCTGTTCACTTGTTTCCAGCGTGTTTTTCATGTGCTTGGAAGACCGGGTGTTGGTGTATGGCGATTGTGCGGTTAACCCTAATCCTAATGCGGAACAATTGGCGGATATTGCGGTAACGTCTGCCGATACTGCGCGGATGTTTGGGATTGAGCCACGCACGGCGTTACTGTCGTATTCGTCCGGCGAATCTGGCAAGGGCGATGATGTGGAAATGGTGCGCACGGCGGTACAGCTTGCTCATGCGCGTCGCCCTGATCTGAAACTCGATGGCCCGATGCAATACGACGCGGCAGTTGATGCTGAGGTGGGCAGTTCTAAAATGCCCAATAGCGATGTGGCGGGTAAAGCGACCGTGTTTATTTTCCCCGACCTGAATACCGGCAATAACACCTACAAAGCGGTGCAACGTTCGGCAAATGCTGTCGCTATCGGCCCAGTCTTACAAGGTTTGAACAAGCCAGTTAACGATCTCAGCCGGGGTTGTACCGTGACGGATATTGTGAATACTGTGGTGATTACTGCGATTCAGGCACAACAGGAGACAGCAGCATGA